One window of Streptomyces sp. NBC_00273 genomic DNA carries:
- a CDS encoding oxygenase MpaB family protein, translating to MARATTVQRIRRHAGEAVFLRVAGPDGPRNRARIHTTPGPRWFAPERPVRRVHGDASMFVGGLAALLLQSLHPLAMAAVAAHSGYRGDPWGRLHRTSTFLAVTTFGTSSDAEAAVARVREVHARIRGRTADGIPYRADDPELLTWVHVAEADCFLRAHQRYGRSPLDPAGCDAYLADTARVARALGADRPPESRHELALRMARYRPALRPTAASRDTARFLLTDPPLPGAARLPYALLTAAAVDLLPPWAKAAVAAEVPAAARMPPLAARAGGRAVTRAIRWALPPAPPPPPPG from the coding sequence ATGGCAAGGGCGACGACGGTCCAGCGGATCAGGCGGCACGCCGGCGAGGCGGTCTTCCTGCGCGTGGCCGGGCCGGACGGGCCCCGGAACAGAGCGCGGATCCACACGACGCCCGGACCCCGGTGGTTCGCACCGGAACGGCCGGTGCGGCGGGTCCACGGGGACGCGTCGATGTTCGTCGGCGGGCTGGCCGCCCTGTTGCTCCAGTCCCTGCACCCCCTCGCGATGGCCGCCGTGGCGGCGCACTCGGGTTACCGGGGGGACCCGTGGGGGCGGCTGCACCGCACCAGTACCTTCCTGGCCGTCACCACGTTCGGGACGAGCTCCGACGCCGAGGCGGCGGTGGCCCGCGTACGGGAGGTGCACGCGCGCATCCGGGGGCGGACGGCCGACGGCATCCCGTACCGGGCCGACGATCCGGAGCTGCTGACCTGGGTGCACGTCGCCGAGGCGGACTGCTTCCTGCGGGCCCACCAGCGGTACGGCAGAAGCCCGTTGGATCCCGCGGGCTGCGACGCGTACCTCGCCGACACGGCCCGCGTGGCCCGCGCGCTGGGCGCGGACCGGCCGCCGGAGAGCCGGCACGAGCTGGCTCTGCGGATGGCGCGGTACCGGCCCGCCCTGCGGCCGACTGCGGCCTCCCGGGACACCGCGCGGTTCCTGCTGACCGATCCCCCGCTGCCGGGGGCCGCCCGGTTGCCGTACGCGCTGCTGACGGCGGCGGCCGTGGACCTGCTGCCGCCCTGGGCGAAGGCGGCCGTGGCCGCCGAGGTGCCCGCGGCCGCCCGGATGCCGCCCCTCGCCGCTCGCGCCGGCGGCCGGGCCGTGACCCGCGCGATCCGC
- a CDS encoding PRC-barrel domain containing protein yields the protein MSENVWAYRVTVDRITDVDLYGYKVEAADGSIGKVDKHSDEAGSAYLVVDTGPWIFGKEVLLPASTITGIDVEEKRIRVGLTREQVKDAPEFIRDEHLESTDYRQLLGGYYGIIPPRWL from the coding sequence ATGTCTGAGAACGTCTGGGCCTACCGCGTCACCGTTGACCGCATCACGGACGTGGACCTGTACGGCTACAAGGTGGAAGCGGCCGACGGCAGCATCGGCAAGGTCGACAAGCATTCCGACGAGGCGGGATCGGCCTATCTGGTCGTGGACACCGGCCCGTGGATCTTCGGCAAGGAGGTCCTCCTCCCCGCGAGCACCATCACCGGCATCGACGTGGAGGAGAAGCGGATCCGCGTCGGGCTGACCAGGGAACAGGTCAAGGACGCCCCGGAGTTCATCCGGGACGAGCACCTGGAGAGCACTGACTACCGGCAGCTGCTGGGCGGTTACTACGGCATCATCCCGCCGCGCTGGCTGTGA